Genomic window (Leishmania infantum JPCM5 genome chromosome 27):
TAGATCCTGCGCAAGAGCCGCGAGAGATGcagccggcggtggtgtgcgccgcgacgtggcgcggctgtgaCGAGGACACCGGGTGTGCGctgagggagaaggagccTGGCTGAGAAGTAACGGGGACTGcggggccgcggcgccggtcCAGCAGAGCGGTGCGAGCCGCATCAGCGCCACCGGCAGCTTGGCATCCACCAACGCGGATCCGCACTCATCACCGCATGTGCGGTTTGCAACCATGCGTGCGTCCATGCCGAcccccgccgccctcgctcCATCTTGCGCCTTCCGCTCGCTCGCCGCGCACCAGCATGCTttcacctcctccgtgcTCAGCACCGACATCGGCATGAAGTGCATCTGCGCCGTGCGGGTTGTCGGGGGAGCCTCCATAGTAGTTACAGCGACGCCGTCCGCGTCCTCAACGTCAGCGGCATCATCACTAGTGCTAAGGGGAACGATAACccgcgcgtgctgcacacCCAGCGCGGGTGTCGTCGTGATGGCGCTGAGccacgacagcagcgactggGTCGGAGGAGAAGTGGCGGTGTGATGATCCATGTACCATTCCAGCTGCGCAACGTATGGGGTGGTGTGCAGCGAGGCGCGAagcgccgcaagcgccgcctctgccgacCCTATGGCAGCCGCACCCTGCGCGGAGGGTCCCGCACCGCTCTGAGACGTCGATGATGcctgctgctcggcagccACAACCAGGTTTGTCTGTAGCGCATCCATCGTGGCGCGCAAAACAGCCGGGTCGGCCTGGAGCGCCACGACATGATCTACGAAGAGAGACTCATCCACAGGCTCTATTACGGTCTCCgtgtcgccgctggcggccaCCCCCTCCGTCAAATCGTCCATCGACTCCACCTCACCGACGGCGCTGTTGCAACCTGCCGGACCGCGGCCACGGCGATGAgcgcgctccagcgccagcagctcctcctcctccatgttGGCAATATCAGGCAGAGGAAAATCCGCATCGATGGGGGCTAGAACcccgccgtcctcgccgtcCGCGTCACTTGAGTCTTCCGCAGCGTGGTCATCAGAGCGTGCCAGCAGCGGGGCGAGAGCgcgttggcggcgcagctcggcaTCCTCGAGTTCCGCCCCATTTGCGCGGAAGCATAAGACGGCCTGCGCTAGCGTCTGCGGAAAGTCACTGAGGATGTAGCCTTGGCAGCGGCAATCCGACTGACGCAGGCGCCACCGGCACATGAAGGCGAGCGCGCAGTCGAGGTATGCGGAGCTATCGTCAGCGGGGTCGATTGCGAGGAGCGGGTTTGTGTCGTCTCCGGGGTCGGCCGATTCGTAATCGtcgtcttcttcctcgtcctcctcggcggcgtcgttTCTGCCCTCCGGCGACGCCTGAAGCGTGCCATCACTTGCCACCTCCTcatccccctcctcgtcgctgtcctggctgctgccctcgtcgctgccctcGTCGCTACCAccgctggtgccgccgcggccatcCTCGTCGTTGTATCCGCCATTGTCCTCCGACGCCGCTGGAGTGGGCGGCGGACGTGGCAGTCGTCCCTCTGCCGACACCTTTAGCGCCAGCACCTTCAGACCGAGAAGGTACTCCTGACGGAGCGCCGCGATGCACCGCAGCTCCTGCCGGTCCACATCGCGCGCAAAGGCACGGCCACGGCTACGGGCAGCAAAGGGCGGTAGAGCTAGTaaaggcagcgctgcgtcgcccgcggcggcggagaggggcaCAGGAGGCAGCAGTTCACGGTCCTCTTGCATTTCTGCTTGCGCCGCCTCATCCTGTGCGTCGAGCTGTGCAAGCCAGttgccgccctcctcctcatcctcatcctcctcttgctCCTCATCGAtcccggcgccgccctcctcgtcgccgtcggcgtcggcgtcggcggcaccgcggaTGTATGCCTCGTTCACAACCAGCGCAATAGGCCGcagaggctgctgctgctgttgtggctGCGTCgcgacctcctcctcatcgtcgctgccgctatCAGCGCTTTTGGTGGTCGTTGGAAGAAAGATAGATATCAGAGATGCGCCGGAGGCCACCCcagacgccgcgccgccgacctcactctccccctcagtcgccgccccctcttcgtccggctcttcctcgccgccgctgtcatCGTCTGtgtcgccgcgctgctgccgctcctctcgcctctggcgccgctgctcctcctttgCCAGGCGCCCAgcggccttctcctccgctgcctgACGCACCAGCCGAGCTTGCACCCTggcacgacggcgctgtaGGCGTCGCATAAGCAGGccccgcagcgcggcgcgtACATCTGCCACGTGCGCTTTATAGTCCGCAACGATGTTTTCGCGCGACACGCACGGCGCACGGCACCGTTGCGCCAGTAGAGCGGCAACGGTTTCCGCCCCGCTCAGCGGTGGCCCGGTGATGAGGGCGCGGATCGGCTTGAATGCatctgcgtgcgcagcgcggaACTGCGCGCATGTCACATCAAGGGTCGCAAGGAAGCCATCGAGGGCTACCCAATCATCCTCCGCGTGCATCGTCAGCACAGTGGAGGGCTCCGCTTGGATGTCGGAGAGCACTAGGGCGGTCAAGAGAGCCCCGCCGTCGCCCCAGCACGGCTTGTTGCCAAACGCGGCGAAAAGCTCTTGAGGGCtggtcggcggcggcagctccagcCGATCGAGGCGCACCAAATCCACTGCGGTAGCGTTGGCCACTGACGGGGACACCGCGACAGCTGGTTGCACGGACCCACCAAAGCGCGCCTGCACCGCTTGCAGcaactgccgctgcgtgaTGTGGCCCTGGTCAACGGCGAACATGTACCGCTCCCCAAGCACGTCGTAGGCGCTGCCGACCTTGTAAAGGATCGAGGCCAAGTCCTGCACGTGGATCATGGGGATCTCATTCACGCCGGCACCGTACTGCGGCAGAACCTGGTGGTgccaggcgctgcgcaggagCCCGAACAGCATGTCCGAcccttcgccagcgccgtaCGGGAGGCCAGCGAAGACGACGTAGGTGTGCAGCGTCTCGGTGTTGGAGCGCTTCACGAGGTGCTCCAGCGAGTGCCAGTGCTGAAAGCGCGGGTGCGGCACACGCTGAGCGTAGGCGTCGTCGGTGAAGACTCGGTCCGGGACAAGCTCGCGGAGCTCggcctcgtcctcgccggcggcaggctcgcgcagagagagagggaggcgctgctcTAGCTCTCTGCGACGTGCGGCACgacgcgcctctctctccgccacggcagcagcgccctcGCCGAGGGCATCTCCGTCGTCGTTCTCCTCATCCTCAGCGTCGAGGAGCTCCTCCAAGAAGGCAtttcgctcctcctcgcgctcccACTGCCGCATCGCAcgggcacgcgcgcgctctgATGTCAGTGTGTACGCCCACGTCACGGCCGATGACACCAGCACAAATGTCTTCTCTACATCGTAGTGCGTCCCAGCGAGAATGCGAATGGCACACATGGCTTCGTACGTGTCGTCCTGAAGGACCGCAATGACGACGTCGTTGGCGAGCAGACGCTTCCGAAACTCCTCCGTGTTGTCGTTGTGCTTGGGAACGATGCTGCTCACGCAAAACTGGATGTCCGCCGGTAACGTATTTCGCTCCTCCGCAGACAAGCCCGCGCGTGGCAGTGATGtaggcagctgcgccgcaccagcagcgggcgCAGCATGCCGCGTACTTTTGTGGTGCGATCCCCCTGTGACCATGACAGAAGAGTCgtccgcggcgtcggccgcggcggcgaccagCGACTTCTCGAGCGAGTCCCACAGGCCCTTCATCTGGCCCCACAGCCAGTCACTCGAGGTCGCCCTCATCACCGCAttcaccgctgtcgccgctcgTTCGCCAGTGCGAGTGCGCGTGATCTCGACCTCATACTCGTACGACTGATGGAAGGCCCTCACGACATGGCGGCCAACGTACGAGTCGCCGTTCAGTACCAGGACCTTCTTCATTCCAAGCGTGTGAAGATGCTGATGCAGCACCGACAAGAAATAGGGGAAGAGATACAGAGGAGGATGGAACGTGCAGgacgtgtgtgcgggtgtacAACGGGGacaggagggaggcgaggtCGTTTGTAGGCGGCCccgaggaagaggggcgggcgggaaaatggagagaggagagacggagaaggtGGAGTCAAGCGTGAAGTGCACTGGCCATGGATTCACTTGCGGATGTGAGAGTTCGTAGGCACGGCTGAGTGTACGCAAGCTCGGCGACAGAATCGACGCAAGCCTTGAGCAGATacagaggagaagggaaggaCAGAGGCGAGAGCGCTGTCGGTAGCACggacatacacacacataaagcACGGGACACGTCGaggggtgctgctgtgctaCCGCCATCGGCACTAACTTCTTTTTCCCCGcgctgcatgtgtgtgtgtgtgtatgtccGTGCTACCGACAGCGCCCTCGCCTCTGTCCTTGCCTTTCCCGCCCTGCCGCTACAGCGTCGACAGTGACCAGCTCGCACGCTGCGAAGCCGACGCACATGACCTCAGAAGCGTTTCTGTGTTGTACGGATCGACTTCGGTCTCTTCATGTTCATTGCCCGTCGATGCACCCGCTCGCTAGGAGGAACGCGTTCGGTACAACTGGTCAGCGGCCTGCCCCACTGGAAACTGAAATGCTACATTGAAGATAGTGCCCATTCCGGTAACACCCACATACAtaggcacacgcacccctTCTCACGGActcacccgccgccgccgcctcccccctccccaccactGCGCAACCACTGACGTGCACAAGCGCGTGCTtgagagacagacaggcaggcaggcagggaAGATGAGTGCCCCCGTCTACGAATGGGGAGAGACCGAGAGTCAGCTACATGGGGGCAGTGCACACGTCGTGCATatcggtgtgtgcgtgtctgcacgcgtgcgcgcgtggacGCGTAGGCCGTGCTCTCGGGGAATACATGGATCACAGAAAATGATGCAAGGAAACTCAAACAAAActcacacgcatacgcaacGAGCTAACCGCGAGGGTGTTAAGAAACGACGAAAACCACGAAGAAGATGGACGCCATCAGCAAGAAAAGAACATCATTGGGGCTGCGCAAGATCTACCGTGGAAACCCATGTGATTCAACGAGCAAACGCTGGGGGGGAGCAGCGACTGTGGATCACGCAGGTGGCTATCAAGACAGGTTGAgcgatgaagagagagacgaacaccgaggaggagacgtgtgcgtgtttggaAGGTACGTATTCGTGGGTCGTCTGAGAGCGCATGTGCGCTCTCACTGTAGAGCTCTACTTCGAGAAGAGCTTCGACACTTGCGCCTTCAAAGAAGTGCTCTTAGTACTCTTGGTGTCGTCTGTGCTATCGCACTTCGCCGTTGACGACGAGACATTCGCGTTGTTGCCACCGCCCCCACCGGCTTCTCCTGACCTGGAGCCGGCGGCGGATCGCTTGCGGGTCGACGAGGAGTTGGCGGTCGATGTGGAGCCGGCGTTGTCCGTGTTGCGCGCCTTTTTGCCGCTaggcgccgcggcagccggaTCAGTGGTGGTCTGCTTACGCAGTGCCTTCGACGCGGCGGCCTGAAAGGCTGGGGTCGGtgaagcagccgcaggctTTTCGGAGCCCTTCTCTGGCTCGCGTTCTGTtccttctgcagcgccggccgctggtgcggcacCCGCAGCCGTTATCGTCGATCGCTTCTCTTTGCGCTTTcgcgccacctcgccgccggtCATCTGGCCGATGTCGCTGGCGTCCACCGGCACGTACGCCTCCCCGCCATCCTTCTGCAACTCGGCCGCGTCCAGCATGTCGGAGGTgagctgcaccagcagcatcTCCGGGTTCCACGCGACATCCTCGTCCAGCTCCCGTGCCAGGCAGCTCGTGAGACACGACATGTCGAACTCGCTGCGCATCATCCGCAGCAACTTGTCCCAGCTGTTCGTGACGTCGAGTTCGTTGAGAcgtggcagcgtcgcctgGAAGCCCGTCGGTGACTCGGAgatgtgctgcgcgagcttctccttctgccgctgtgcccgctccgcctgctCGCGATGGGCCTGCTCCGCGTCGGGGATGTCGTCTTGGACGATCTGCACATTCTCGTTCAGCTCCTTGTCGGCGGGGCGATGTGCGTTTGCAGGCTTCTCCACGTCGAACCAGCTCGAGCCCTCTTGCCGCCGACCGCGGCGGTCGTGATCAGGGCGGTTATCGGACGGAGcgttggtgctgccggcgacaTTGGAGGCGTTCACGCTATTTGCGTTCGACTTGCTTTGGTGATCTGTGTTCACCGATGCGCGCGGCCCAGGCTCAGACGAGCCGGCGGCCGTTTTGCCGTCGACCTCGGGGGAGGGTTTCACCGCTGTGCCACCCTTCTTGCTCGGCCCGGTGGGCGCGTTCTTAGAAGAGACAGAGGAGCTCGCGGTGCGCATCGAGTTGAGGCGCGAAGGGGACGTGGTTGAGGCAGTCatgggcggcgccgacgtgaGAGGCGCAGCCATCCCCGCCTTCTGCGGAGACAaagaggaggcagcggccttgctgccgccaccattGCCGGTGGATGCCATGATGAGTGACAGAAGATGAAGCAAGCGCACGTCTGTCGCGAAGAAAGGGGAAAGAGGGGTAGTGTAGCaacggtgtgtgtgtgtgtgtgtgcagcagcagcagcagcagcagcagtagcagcaggTGGCACACTGCCGACAAGTACGAGGGAGAGCCCTTCCGAGGTGATTGACCCAAACAAACCCCCGCGTGGCTACCCCGGCGCGAAACGTCGTGTTTGCTTGACCCTCAGGATGATATGCCGACGTCCGTATACcggtgtgtttgtgtgtgtgtgtgtttgtgtgagagagagcagcCCTTCGAACAACAAAACACGTTGCGACGGAAGTGGAGGATGCACCGAGGTGAGCCCACAGACGAAAAGGCGCGCGCTTGGCTGGGCAACAGATGTCCGCTCAGTAATCTGGCACGCGTGATACGAGGGAGATGGAGGACGAGAGACAACCGGAAAGGATCAAAGGAAGCAGCGGGAGGTGAGAGATCGTAGACAAGACAGGATGAGCAGTCATCATCACCCTCatgtgcacacgtgcgtgcacgggAATGAGAATGGAAATGGAGGAAGGGAGGTGGATGCAAAGCCGTAAGGGGCGGGTGgtgagagaagcagcagctgtcAACGGCGCCGCTACACCATGCTTCTCTACTCTTCATCTTCTTTTCGTGTCATCATACAATcacacactcgcacataTGCTCCAtgagcacgcacgcgcctctcTGACAAGGAAGAGTTAGGCAGGTCGGCCCTCGCCTCGAGGCGATGGGCAGACGCACAGCGAAAGGGGTCATCCGGCGGTTATTCGTTGGCGCTCGCCTTTTTCGCTTCTTGTCGTTTTGCACTAAATCGTCCTGTTTCTGATTTCCTACAGCGCATCGACCCCCTCATCGCCTCTGTGCCCCTCGCcccctgtgtgcgcgtgcgaggggtgaggtgcacacacgcacgcgcatacacacacacacacaaggcgggacagagaaagaaagggggaTTGGGGAGGGCGGAAAGACATCATCACCATCAGCACCAACTCATTCGCGTGTACACTCAACACGCGCGGGGGTGTGAATACATGGGAACGCAAACGTTTGACTGTAGGCGGgcacacaagagagaggTTAGGATGCTTCTGAGCACACATAGCGGTACGAGACAGCTCACCTCACCCCTCAGCTTTTAGGTGCCAAGTTTGACTTTCGTCGTTACGCGCCGCGCTTGCGCTTCACGGCGGTTGCCTTCGCCGACTTGGGAGCGCCGCCAAAATTCGCCACAGCCCCGCTGCCACCGTTCTCGCTACCTTTCATCACTGTGACGGACACAACGTGCTCGCCGCGCAGCAAGATAAGCCCCAGCTGGCGTTTTGGCGAGACGCCCTCCTCAGCCATCTTCTTCGACTGCGGCCGCTCCTCGACCGCGTCGCCAAGAACGACGTTCATGTGCTTGTCAAAGACGAGCAGCTTGCCAGTAACGGTACGGCCATCATCGAGCATAACGCACAACACCTTGTTGATGTTGTGCAGCATGGTGTATTTGCCCAtttcttatttttttttgggggggggaggtgtgCGTCCGGGTGTGCCTTGCGATGCTTTCCAGAACTGCGCTTCAGCCATCTGGGACGAGTacatgttttttttttcgccagTGATCGTTGATGCGGAAACCCCCATGTGACATGTGCAgggaggatgaggagagagagggagtggggcATATGGTCGTCATCGTTATcagcgtgcacgcacacacgctcatgCGCAGAGATCCCGGCGAgtgggaaggagagagagagagaaacgacGGGCAGACAGAGGAGGCGACGTGGATCTAAGAAAAACAGAGCAGAAAGAATTGAGAGAAGAGTCGCGACTTGGCTTTGCTTGTCGCGTaaaggcggaggcgcacgcgggCGAGTGCGAGCCCTGTCTCCTCTCCAAATTCCCGTCATCACATGCTGCCATGCCCACATAAagggcaccgctgccgctgatcCTTCATAGCTGGAGGTGAGTGGAAACACACACCTGCTGAGCTGGTGTGTGTAGTTGTACGTGCAAGCATGCACGCTTGCGCTGGGGGGACGAAGAGACGTCCGGTTGCGTCGAGCGTCGCGTCGGGccccctttttctctccgtttctccgtgtgcgtgtgcgtgactcggttttttttcctgttgCGCTCAACGCCACGGTGGCTTACGGGCTTAACACGCTTAGGCGTACaaaggaaggagagcgacAACCAAAacagaagagagcgagagcgagagagtccgcggtgcgtgcgcgtacacgtgtgtgtgtgtgtgtgtgtgtgaaggaAGCGGGGCGGGAAGGGAAGTGAATTCAGAGGGAGGGCTGATAGTGCAGCATCGTCGGCTCAGACTGCGCGACGCCAcgacaaagaaaacaagatGTACCCATGCACAAGtgaaaaagagaaacacgCAAGGACAACACAGCAACAGGgcgcacgtacgcacacTCCGTAAAAGAGGGGTGGCGAAATGCTCcgatgaaaaaaaaaaggagacaTCAACTTAACCGAGTCTTGCCCATATCACAGCAAGCCAACGCGCCCATACACGGCAGCGAGAGACAGTGtcaggcacacacacacgcgaacgCACAGGCATACAGGCACGGAGGCAGGCCCCGGCGCACGGTGAAAAGCacaagcacaagcacacgtgTGCACCCTATTTCCGGCGCTTCAGCTTCTGCTTCTCGCGCCGCATGCGGCCCATCAGCTGCCGGTCGAGGTACTTGTGCCTCTTCTTTCCCTGGCCTTTCACCACTTGCGAACGCATCAGCTTGCGCACGCTCAGGTTTTCAGccttctcgcgcgcgcgagggTCAGCCTTGCCTTTGTCAATCAAGCTGCGTagcatgcgctgcgccttccGGCGCTTGCGGCCCATCGCCTCCATCACCTTGCGACTCGGTCGCGCGTTCAGCTCctggaagcggcggcgctgctcctcgatCTCCTCCGCGGTCACTGGCAGCACGACACGGCAGTTGCGCTGCTCATCCTTTACGAACCAGTCCGGCaggtcatcgtcgtcgttgaAGACGTAGCGGTTGACAGAGGCGTCGAGGATCTCGCGGCGCGCCTTGGGGTCCAGCATCTTCTGCGCGATTGCCAGCGTACGAGCGCGGATGTCGGGATCCGTCATGGCAATCGGGATCTCTTCAAACTCCGTGTCCTGCTTGCCACTGGAATTCTTTCCGCTGTTTGTGTTGTTCTTGTTTCGCTTGTTCTGCTTACGAACCTCCTTGTTGTCGTGCAGGGTTTgcttccgctgctggcgtATGAGCTCCTGGGTAGTCACCTTACCTATGTCAGGGATCAGCTTGCGCTTGCGGCGCGAGTCCTCGCGGCCACGGTTGATCTCGTAGTCGTCGAGGTCGCCGTCGCTCAGCTCCGCAGACAGCTCGCTAACAgagtcgtcgctgctgtcgtcgtcgtccttgtcctcgaagcgcgtgcgcacgtgcttGCGCTTGTCCGGGTCCGCCATCTCCGTGGGCACGCTCATGAtgatgcgctcctcctctagggtgcgctgccgcttcttgTTCTTGGCGCGATCGTGATCCTTCGGCTTCGGAAAGGTGTCATTCAACACCTTTTCGATGTTCAGCTGATGGCGCTCCCACTTGCTGCTCTtacccgcctcctccagctgcgctgcgtctttCTCTGCCTTTGCACGCTTCTTCTTGGACGCCGGCGTCTCGTCCGCGGCCTCCGCGTCGTTGCTGTCCTCGTAGCCCTCCAGCCCTGCCTCGTACAGCGTCACACGCGTCGAGCGCTGCGCCGGGACGTAGTTACCGTAGTTGTCGACATCCATGAAGTGCTCCTCCCCCTCAACGAGCTG
Coding sequences:
- a CDS encoding putative small nuclear ribonucleoprotein protein; protein product: MGKYTMLHNINKVLCVMLDDGRTVTGKLLVFDKHMNVVLGDAVEERPQSKKMAEEGVSPKRQLGLILLRGEHVVSVTVMKGSENGGSGAVANFGGAPKSAKATAVKRKRGA